A genomic segment from Methanoplanus limicola DSM 2279 encodes:
- a CDS encoding DUF2080 family transposase-associated protein: protein MKKVPIVAETELNVKNIEGFYIRKVTPFGTSAKVDCPKEHLGKKVYLVIVGPED, encoded by the coding sequence GTGAAAAAAGTACCAATTGTTGCAGAAACTGAACTTAATGTCAAAAACATTGAGGGGTTCTACATTCGAAAAGTTACACCCTTTGGAACAAGTGCGAAGGTTGATTGTCCAAAGGAACACCTTGGAAAGAAAGTCTATCTTGTAATTGTAGGGCCTGAAGACTGA
- the tnpC gene encoding IS66 family transposase — protein sequence MNCESIRNYNKTYRYKKEIAKLSHDIIQLKVENEKLNKKLSQANSTNIELLYENEKLKKEFNEYKFRHPPTTGEKGGKPYAIKKESKKSTTKDSKDPDNNKTEKKKKRGAQPGHKGNFRPKPEKVDIHKTIDVAECPYCGNTKLSKVQEERTRIVEDIPIVKPIVTMYHIPRRYCSKCKKMVEGEVLDALPNARIGLRAMLTAVWMDVVMKGTAVGIPKIFKNFTGLKISTGEVKKMGELIAKEFSEYYEVLKEMVREADVRYMDETSWRESGINKWLWVFVAEGVALYMIAKTRSHKEPLSILGENPKGIDVHDRFSAYNTLARKTGNRAQQICWFHLLVDSKDLSKLYGEEGKHIHETMKYIHAKAKSFEGKGRPEDVENLISELQDKLDRPYKNLKCRKFGESLKRVKEKLFQFVINPKVESTNNKAERAVRPMTVKRKISGGTRSPEGSRTLEILASVLFTSQNNGADLIEDLLNLIHPSQH from the coding sequence ATGAATTGCGAAAGTATCCGTAATTACAACAAAACATACAGGTACAAGAAAGAAATAGCCAAATTATCTCATGATATTATTCAACTGAAGGTCGAAAACGAGAAGTTGAATAAAAAATTGAGTCAGGCTAATTCCACCAACATAGAGTTACTCTACGAAAATGAAAAGCTGAAAAAAGAATTCAATGAGTACAAATTCAGGCATCCACCAACTACAGGAGAAAAAGGTGGCAAACCATATGCCATAAAAAAAGAGTCAAAAAAAAGCACAACTAAAGATTCCAAGGATCCAGATAATAATAAAACAGAGAAGAAAAAGAAGAGAGGGGCACAACCTGGACATAAGGGTAATTTTAGGCCAAAACCGGAGAAGGTTGACATACATAAGACAATTGATGTGGCTGAATGCCCTTACTGCGGCAATACCAAATTGAGCAAAGTGCAGGAAGAAAGGACAAGAATTGTTGAGGATATCCCCATAGTTAAACCAATTGTTACAATGTATCATATCCCTCGGAGATATTGCTCAAAATGTAAAAAAATGGTTGAAGGAGAAGTTTTAGATGCTCTTCCAAACGCAAGGATAGGTTTAAGGGCTATGCTTACTGCGGTCTGGATGGATGTTGTAATGAAAGGTACTGCAGTTGGAATACCTAAAATATTTAAGAACTTTACCGGTTTAAAAATCAGCACTGGTGAAGTCAAAAAAATGGGTGAATTGATTGCAAAGGAATTCTCTGAATATTATGAGGTTCTCAAAGAGATGGTCAGAGAAGCCGATGTCAGATACATGGATGAAACTTCCTGGAGAGAGAGTGGAATTAACAAATGGTTGTGGGTTTTTGTTGCGGAAGGTGTAGCACTATACATGATTGCAAAAACCCGCAGTCACAAGGAACCACTTTCTATTCTTGGAGAAAACCCAAAAGGAATAGATGTTCATGACCGATTCTCTGCGTATAATACATTGGCAAGAAAAACCGGAAACAGAGCACAACAGATTTGCTGGTTTCATCTTCTTGTAGATTCTAAAGATCTTTCAAAACTTTATGGTGAAGAGGGCAAACATATCCATGAAACAATGAAGTACATCCATGCTAAAGCAAAATCATTCGAGGGAAAAGGCCGCCCGGAGGATGTTGAAAATTTAATCTCAGAATTGCAGGATAAATTAGACCGACCTTATAAAAATTTAAAATGCAGGAAATTTGGGGAGAGTTTAAAGAGAGTTAAGGAAAAATTATTTCAGTTTGTGATTAATCCGAAAGTAGAGAGTACTAACAATAAAGCTGAAAGAGCTGTTAGGCCAATGACTGTAAAAAGGAAAATTTCCGGAGGAACGAGATCACCAGAAGGTTCTCGGACATTAGAAATACTTGCATCTGTACTTTTTACCAGTCAGAACAATGGTGCAGATTTAATTGAAGATTTGCTTAATTTGATTCATCCTTCACAACACTGA